In the genome of Deinococcus aetherius, the window GTCCTGCATCAGGTTGAGGATCTGGGCCTGGATGGACACGTCGAGCGCGGAGACCGCCTCGTCTGCAACGATCAGAGAAGGATTGGTGGCGAGCGCGCGGGCAATCCCGATGCGCTGTCGCTGCCCGCCCGAAAAGGCGTGCGGGTAGCGGTTGAGGTGCCGCACCTCCAGGCCCACCACATGCAGCAGGTCCTTGACGCGCGAGACGAGGGCCGGACCCTGGGCCATCCCGCTCAGCCGCAGCGGTTCTGAGACGGTGTCGAGCACCGTCATGCGCGGGTTGAGGGAGGAGTAGGGGTCCTGGAAGACCATCTGCGCGTGCCGCCGCACCGCGCGCAACTCACGCGGGCCCAACCGAGCGAGGTCCACCGTCTCGCCGCCGGGCAGGCGGAGGCCCACGTACCCGGCGGTGGGGTCGAGCGCGCGCAGGATGGTGCGGCCCAGCGTCGTCTTGCCGCACCCCGACTCGCCCACCAGCCCCAGCGTCTCCCCGCGCTGCACCGTGAAGCTCACGTCGTCCACGGCCTTGACGTAGCCGACCGTCTTTCGCAGAAAGCCCGCCTGGACCGGGTAGTACTTCTTCAGGTGGGCGACGGTCAGAAGGGCGCTCTCGGTCGTGTCCGGCGCCTGCCCGGGCGAGGGGCTAAGCATGCTCGACCTCCCGGTGATGCAGGAAGCATCGGGTGGCGTGACCCTGCTCTACCTCAAGCAGCGCGGGCAACTCACCGCAGGGTTCGAAGGCGAAGTCGCAGCGCGACCGGAAGGGGCACTCGCGTGGCAGGTTGATCGGAACGGGCACGTTGCCGCGGATCGCCTCCAGGTGCTCGCCCCGGTGACCGAGGGCGGGCATGGACTTCATCAGCCCCCGGGTGTACGGATGGAGCGGATTCTCGAACACGTCGTAGACGCTGCCGTACTCCACCACGCGGCCCAGGTACATCACCGCCACGGCGTCCGCGATCTGGGCGACCACCCCGAGGTCGTGGGTGATGTAGAGCATCGCCATGCCGAGTTCGGCTTGCAGCCCTTGCAGCAGGCGCAGAATCTGCCACTGCACCGTCACGTCGAGGGCGGTGGTAGGTTCGTCCGCGATCAGGAGGGCGGGCCGGGCCGCGAGTGCCATAGCGATCATCGCGCGCTGGCGCAGGCCCCCCGAGAGTTCGTGGGGGTACGCCCGCAGGGCCCGCGCCGGGTCCGGCATCCCCACCTTGGCGAGGGTGTCGCGGGCAACCTCCAGCGCGGCGCGGCGGTCTCTCGTGCGGTGGACGCGCACCACCTCGGCGATCTGGTCCCCCACCGTGTGGACGGGGGAGAGGCTGGTCATGGGCTCCTGAAAGACCATCGAGACGTGCTGTCCGCGCACGTCCCGCAGCCCCACGCTGTTTGGTCTGAGCTGGGCCACGTCCACCGTGCTGTCCCCGAGATGCAGCAGAATCTCGCCGCCCGCGATGAAGCCGGGCTTCTTGACGAGCCGCAGGATCGAGCGGGCCATCACACTCTTGCCGCAGCCGCTCTCGCCGATCACCGCCAGGGTCTGTCCCCGCGCCACGCTGAAGGTCACGCCGTCCACGGCCCTGAGCAGCCCGTCGTCGAGCTTGAAGTGCGTCTTCAGGCCCCGCACCTCCAGCACCGGCCCGGGCTGGTGTGGCTGGGCTTGGGGTGCCACGTTACTGCTTGTACGGATCGGCTGCGTCACGAAGTCCATCTCCCACGAAGTTGAAGGCGAGCACCACCGCCACCACGAACAGGGCGGGCAGCAGCAGCCAGGGGTACAGCGATACGGCGCGGATGTTCTGCGCGTCTTGCAGCAGCGTGCCCAGACTCACGGCGGGCGGCTGGATGCCCAGCCCGAGAAAGGACAGAGCCGTCTCGCCCAGGATGAAACTGGGGATGAGCAGCGTCACCTGCACGATCAGGTATGACGAGAAGGCCGGGATGAGGTGCCGGGTGATGACCCACCACGGGGTCGCGCCCGCCAGCAGCGCGGCGGTCACGTAGTTCTCCTCGCGCAGTTCCAGAAACTTGCCGCGCACGACCCGCGCGATGCCGCTCCAGCCGATCAAGGACAGGATGATCGTGATGCCGAAGAACACCGCCACCGAAGACCACCCCGGCGGCAGCGCGGCGCTGAGGGCCAGCCACAGCGGGATGGTGGGGATGGAGAGCAGGAACTCGATCAGGCGCTGCACGATCAGGTCGGTGAGCCCGCCGAAGTACCCGGAGACCCCGCCCAGCACCACGCCGAGGATGAATGAGAGCGCCACCCCGACCAGCCCCACGAACAGGGAGATCTTGAGGGCGCTCACCGTGCGAGAGAACACGTCACGCCCCAGCGAGTCCGTCCCGAAGAGGAACACCTGCTCCTCCCCGGCTCCGAAGAGGTGGATGGTGGTGGGGAAGAGGCCCAGCAACTTGTACGGCTCGCCACGCACGAAGAAGCGCAGGGGCACCCTCTTCTGCGGATCGGGCTTGAACACGAAGGCGAGCGTGACGGGATCGCTCGTGCGGGTGTAGCCCTGCACGTAGGGCCGGAAGCCCCCGTCCCCGAACAGGCGCACGACCTGCGGCGGGGTGTTGAGGAAGCCGGTGAACTTGGTGTTCACGTTGTACGGGGTCACAAAATCCGACACGAGGGCCAGGACGTACAGGAAGGCGAGCACGGCGAGGCTGACCATCGCCAGCCGGTGCCGCCGGAACTTGCGCCAGATCAGCTCGCGCTGCGAGGCGACGTAGTAGCGCTCGCTCGGCGCGGCGGGAGCGTCCGTGAGTGGGGGCGTCACCGGGATCGTCACGTCACTTCTCCAGTCGGATGCGCGGGTCGAGCAGCGCGAGCGCCACGTCCGACAGCAGCGTGCCCAGAATCGTGAGGGCCGAGAGGATCAGCACCACGCTCCCCGCGAGGTACGTGTCCTGCCGCAAGAGCGCCTGGTAGAGCAGCGGCCCCATGTCGGGGATGTTCATCACGATGGACACGATGACCTGCCCGGAGAACACGGCGGGGATCAGCCAGCCCGCCGTGCTGATGATGGGGTTGAGGGCGACGCGAACGGGGTACTTGAGCAGCACCGCCCGCTCACGCAGCCCCTTGGCGCGGGCCGTGTCTACGTAGGGCCGCTCCAGCTCGTCGAGCAGCGAGCCGCGCAGGATGCGGATCAGGGGCGCCATCCCTGAGAACGCAATGATGAAGATAGGCAGCGGCAGGTGGGCGAGAAAATCCCAGAACTTGCCCCAGGACAGGGGCTCGCCGATGTACTGCGGGGCATTGAGCCCCCCGACGCTGAGCCCGAAGTAACGGTACGCCAGGAACATCAGGATCAGGGCGATCAGGAAGCTGGGCACGGACAGGCCGATGAAGCCGATGAACGTGGCGAGGTAGTCGAAAAACGAGTACTGCCGGGTCGCGGAGAGCACGCCGATGGGGATGGCGAGCGCGTAGGTCAGGAAGATCGCCGAACCCGAGATCAGCAGGGTGATTGGCAGCCTCTCCAGCACGAGGTCGGTGACCGGGCGGTTGTATGAGAACGAGAAACCGAAGTTGCCCGACGCGATGCCCGCCATCCATTTGAGGTACTGCACGATCAGGGACTCACCCAGGCCGTACTGCTGCCGCAGGCCTGCAATCACGGCGTCGTCGATCTGCGCGCCCTGCGCCCGCAGTTGCGCCACGTAACTCGTCAGCCAGTCGCCGGGGGGAATCTGAATCAGGACGAACGCGACGACGGAGATGAAGAGCAGCAGCAGCAGACCGTAGCCCAGCCGCCGGGCGAGGTAGGGAATCATGCAGCTCTCCGTCTGGGGACCTCGGCGTGCGTCGCGTTCACCTTCACCTCCAGGGGGCGCCGGGCAGGGGAACTGCGCCCGGCGCCCGGTGCGTCATTTCCGGTAGAACTGGTACATCCGGTTGTAGAAGCCGATGCCCACGTCCGCGTTGTCGGTGTACGTATTGGTGTCGACGTTGCCCAGGTTCGTGCGGCTGATCCCCGGCTTGGGCACCAGGCCGATGGTGCCGATGCGCCACAGGCCCTTTTCCCAGATGTCGAACGCCTGCGCGAGCGTCTCGCGCTGCTGCTCGGGGGCCTGGCTGGGCGCGGCGGCGTACAGGGTGAACATGCGCTGCACATCGGCGGGCGGCTTCTGCCCCTGCTTCCCCTTCGTGTTGAACCACAGCGTCCACTGCGGCGCCCACTGCCAGCCCGAGATGTAGCGGTTGGCGCCGGTTCGCAGCGAGTCCTCCGAGGCCCCGTCCATCGCCCAGCCCGACACCATGAACTCGCCCGAGTCGAACTGCTGCTCCATCAGGGTGCGCTCGGTGTCCTTGATGGTCGTCCGCAGGCCCACCTTCTGCCAGTCGCCGCGCACGAGTTCGGCCATCTTGGCGGGCACGGCGTCGGGCACGTTGGAGATGATCAGCGTGAAGGGCTTGCCGTCGGGTCGCAGGCGGTAGCCGTCCGCGTCGCGCTTCTGCATCCCCACCGCGTCCAGCAACTTGTTCGCCTGGGCCGGGTCGTACTGCGTCATGTACGACCCCCACGCCTTGTTGTAGAAGGACGCGCTGGGGTGCGCCGTGGCCTGCATCGGCGTGCCCCGCCCGAAGGCGATGATGTCGTTGATTTCCTTGCGGTTCATGGCGAGCGAGAGGGCCTGCCGGAAGCGCACGTCGCGCAGAATGTCCCCGACCGCCTTGTCGCCCTTGTAGTTCTGGTTGACCGAGTACGCCGCGACCGAGGTCCACAGGCTCGGCGCGAGCCACGTCTTGTAGTTGCCCTTTTGCGCACCGCCCGTGAAGGCCGGGTAGTCCGCGATGCTGGTCCCCCAGTCCTGATAGTCGTACTGTCCGGAAGCCATCTTCACCGCGAGGCTGGCCGTGTCGCCGAAATTGGTGGCGACCACCCGGTCGAGGTAGGGGAGCTGCTGCCCCGCCGTGTCCACCTTGAAGTAGTAGGGATTGCGCTCGTACACCGTGCCCTGCTGGTTTTGCTGTGCGACCCGCCACGCCCCCACCGTGGGCACGCCGGGCGTGGTGCGGTACCACTGGTAGCGCCGCGCGCCGAAGAGTTGGGCCCAAGTCTGAAAGCCCGCCTTTTTAGCATTGGCCGTGACGTCCTTGTTGTATTTGGGCAGGAACTGCTTGAGGTAGTGCGACGCCTCGAAGATGTTGCCTTGTGACCCGTTGAACACCACCCCGGCGAGGTTGGGGAGCAGGGAGTAGTACGGCACCGTGAAGTCGAGCTTCACAGCGTAGTCGTTCAACTTCGTGACTTTCATAGGAGTGCCGCCCGGCGCGAACATGGCGGGTACTGTGGGTGTGATTTCCTTGTTGAGGAGTACATCGTTCCACATGAACGTGATGTCGTCGGCGGTGAAGTCGTTGCCGTCCGACCACTTCATGCCCCGCCGCAGGTTGATGGTCAGCGTCTTGCCACCGTTAGTGTAGGCGTAGCTCTTGGCGACATTGGGCACGACCGTCTTGCCGTCGCGCGCGAGGCTGAACAGCGGTTCGAAGGTGGTGAAATTCGACGCGGGGTAGGCGACCGTGTCCGACACCTGGGCGAGGGTCATGCTGCCGCCGTACTTCCCGACCGCCTCGAAGGGGTTGTCCACCAGGGGCTCGGCGGGCAGCCGCTGCGCGACCGGAGGGAGCTTTCCTGCCTTGACGAGCGCGGCGAGAGTGGGAGCTTCTTTGAAGGCCGGTAGCTTTTTGCCCGTCGCCGCCTGGTACTGCGAGACCGTGCCCCAGCCCCAGAGGGGCTTTTTGGCCTGCTGCGCGGCGGCGGGGATCAGGAGGAGCGCCGCGGACAGGGCGAACAGGGCTGGAAACTTGCGTCCTGAGGTGTTCATCTGGGCGTCCTCCTGGGGCATCTGTGCCCTGAGCTGGGTGAACGGAATGGGGGGGTGGCCGGGTGGCCGGGGGCGAGTGGACCGCTTCCTCTTCCTCCTTTGCTGCCGTGGTGTTGCGCATGGACCTACGGGAGGGGATCTGACCCGAGGCAAGGGGCAGGGCAGCTCGGCAGGGTGACGAGGGCGGTGAGATCGGCGGCGAGGCGGCACCCTGGAGGGCGGAGACTCGGGCAGCTTCTTAAATGTGTGCCGACACGCTAACACGCCCCAAAGCGCGAATCTTCCGGCAGGGGAGGGCCTTTTTTCCGGGATGCTCAGGTACTGGCGACGTTGCCCGGGCGCGCGACCCGCATGCTCAGGCGGTAGGCGCGCGGGGACAGGCCGCACGACGCGCCGAACGCCTCGTAGAAGCGGCTGACCGATCCGAAGCCGCACTCGGAAGCCACGTCGAGGATGGGTTGATCGGTCGTGGCGAGCAGGCGCTGGGCGTGCGCGACCCGGTACTGGGTTAGGTAACTCAGGATGGTTCGCCCAAAGGCCGCACGGAAGAGCCCCATCGCGTAGGTCGGGTTGAGCCCCATCGCCCCGGCGATGTCGGCGGCCGAGATCGGCTCGGCGTAGTGCTGGGCGATGTAAGCGCACATGCGCTCGGCGTGTCCGAGTCCTGCCTGATCCACGGCAGTGACCGCCCGCGCACCGGCCGGGGTGCGGGCCAGTCTCCGCAGGTGCGCCTCGACCTCCAGCAGCACCACGCGCGACCCCTCGCCGCTCTCCGAGAGGTCGCGTGTCCAGCGCCGAAACCGCGTGGCGTCGGCGCCCAGGGCGCGGCCTGAGCCCCGGACGAAGTGGCCGTGCAGCACCAGGGCGCGCAGGTTGGCGGGCAGGTCCCACCCCAGAAAGGACGTCAGGGGGAGTGTCAGCCAGGCAAGGCGCGTCTCCGTCTCCGCCTCGACGACCCGGTGCGGCATGGCGCCCCAGAACACGGCGAGTTGCCCACGGGTGAGGGTCGTGACGGTGCCGCCCGCGAGGTACGTGATCGCCCCACGCTCCACGAGGTTGAGTTCGATCTCGTCGTGCCAGTGGGCCGCCGCCATCAGGTACGGCTCGCCGCACCAGCAGTCCAGCCCGAAGCGCTCCTCGCCCTCGTGCGGTGGGTGCGTGTTTTGTGGCGGCGTAGGTCCTGGGCGCGTGACTCGGTCCGGGTGGCGCTGCATGGGGGTGCCCTCCTCACGGGCAGGAGTCATCGGGGGTGGTGGACCTGAGCATACCGGAACAAAGAGGACCCTGACCCGGAAGATTGCGGCTTCCGCATGGTGTTACGGTGAGCGCCACACGGCACAGCACGGGGAGAGACGCCCCAGGGGAGGGTTCTTGCACAGCCATGACGGGATCAGGGCGGCCTCGGACGTATGGCCCGCCGGGAAGGTGAGATGACGTGCCGAGGCTGTTCGGGCAGGACTGGAGCCGCATGGACCTCGCGCGCCGGGTGGGCCGCCTTTCCCAGATTGCGGGCGTGCGTCTCGTCACGCTGGCTGACGGCGCCGAGCGCGGCGTGCGCGTGCTGGAATTCCGAACGGGGACGGGCCTCGCCTTCGACGTGCTCTTGGACCGTGCCTTCGACCTCGGGCGCTGCGACTGGCGCGGCACGCCCCTCGCCTGGGAGGGACCCGTGGGCGTGCGCGGGCCGTGGTACGCCGAGCCCCAGGGCCTGGGCTTCCTGCGCACCTTCGGCGGCGGTCTCCTGACCACGGGCGGCCTGGACCATACGCTCTTCCCCACCGAGGACAGCGCCCAGGGCTACGCCTACCCGCCCAAGGCCACCGAGCACTACCCCCTGCACGGGCGCGTGTCGAGTCTCCCCGCGCGCCTGCTGGGGTACGGCGAACGTTGGGAGGGCGACGTCTGCGTGCTGTACGCCGAGGGGGAGGTCACGCAGGCCACAGCCCTCGGAGAGCATCTGGTGCTGCGCCGCCGCATTGAGGCGCGGGTGGGCGAATCGCGCCTCTTCATCCACGACGAGGTGCACAACGCCGGGTTCCACCCCACCCCCCACATGTTCCTGTACCACGTGAACGTCGGTTTCCCGGTGGTGGACGAGGGTGCCGAGATCGTCCTTCCCGCGGCAGAGGTGCAGCCGGTGGGAGACGTGCCGCGTCAGGGCTGGACGCACCTGGAGGCGCCGCAGTCGGGGATGCAAGAGCGGGTGTACGAGTACGTGCCGCTGGCGGAGGAAGGCGGCCTCGTCCCCGTCGGCATCGTGAACCGGGTGCGGGGCGTGGGCTTCTACCAGGTCTACTCCCGCGCGCAACTGCCGTTCCCCTTCGTGTGGCGGATGCTGGGCGAGGGGGACTACGTGGTGGCGCTCGAACCCAGCACCAACCGGGTGGCGGGGCGGCACGACGCCCGTGAGCGCGGCGAACTCATCCACCTCGCTCCCGGCGAGAGACGCACGTACGACCTCGAACTCGGCGCCCTGGGCGGCGCGGTGGAACTCGACGCTTTTCGGGCGCGCGTGGAGGCGCTGCGCCCCACCCTGGAGGAGGCATGACACGACTGGAGTTGACGGTGGGCGCGGTCAGGGTGGAAGCCCGGCCCGCCCCGGGGGGCTGGGGCCTGACGGCGCGCTGGGCGGGGCACTCCGCCTCCCAACCCCTGCCTGTTCGCGCGGAAGTGTGGAGTGAGGGCGAGGTGGAAGGGTACAGTTGCGGCTACGCGACCCTCGAAGCCTCGGGGGGCGGCTGGGTCGCTCACGCCCGCCTCGACCTCGGCGAGGACTCGGCGCTGAGCGTGGAGGACCGCTGGTCGGTGCGGGGGGAGGCGTTGCACCTCGCCCGCCGGGTGCGGGTGGAGGGGGACGCGCCGGGCGGCTTTCTGACCGCGTTCACCTGGACGCTGGACGGTCCTCTCGGGTGGCCGGACGTGGACGCCTTCGCGCCGGGGATGCTGTACGGCTGGACCGAACATGTGGCGCCCCAGGCCATCGGGAGCCAGCGGCATTACCTCGCCGGGGCGCGCGCCCTGCGCATCCGTGAGGACCGCTTGCCTGCCCCACTCTTCGGCGTCGCACTGCGGGACGGCTGCTCGGTCGCGGCCCTGAACCCGGCCCCACGTG includes:
- a CDS encoding ABC transporter ATP-binding protein, whose amino-acid sequence is MLSPSPGQAPDTTESALLTVAHLKKYYPVQAGFLRKTVGYVKAVDDVSFTVQRGETLGLVGESGCGKTTLGRTILRALDPTAGYVGLRLPGGETVDLARLGPRELRAVRRHAQMVFQDPYSSLNPRMTVLDTVSEPLRLSGMAQGPALVSRVKDLLHVVGLEVRHLNRYPHAFSGGQRQRIGIARALATNPSLIVADEAVSALDVSIQAQILNLMQDLQREFGLAYLFISHDLSVIEHLSDRVAVMYVGQIVERAGNAALFSQPLHPYTAALLASKPHPDPRQRNTGIPLSGEIPDLAALPSGCPFHPRCPFAQDRCRIEKPPLREVHPDHFAACHFAGELPLSN
- a CDS encoding ABC transporter ATP-binding protein yields the protein MAPQAQPHQPGPVLEVRGLKTHFKLDDGLLRAVDGVTFSVARGQTLAVIGESGCGKSVMARSILRLVKKPGFIAGGEILLHLGDSTVDVAQLRPNSVGLRDVRGQHVSMVFQEPMTSLSPVHTVGDQIAEVVRVHRTRDRRAALEVARDTLAKVGMPDPARALRAYPHELSGGLRQRAMIAMALAARPALLIADEPTTALDVTVQWQILRLLQGLQAELGMAMLYITHDLGVVAQIADAVAVMYLGRVVEYGSVYDVFENPLHPYTRGLMKSMPALGHRGEHLEAIRGNVPVPINLPRECPFRSRCDFAFEPCGELPALLEVEQGHATRCFLHHREVEHA
- a CDS encoding ABC transporter permease, producing MTIPVTPPLTDAPAAPSERYYVASQRELIWRKFRRHRLAMVSLAVLAFLYVLALVSDFVTPYNVNTKFTGFLNTPPQVVRLFGDGGFRPYVQGYTRTSDPVTLAFVFKPDPQKRVPLRFFVRGEPYKLLGLFPTTIHLFGAGEEQVFLFGTDSLGRDVFSRTVSALKISLFVGLVGVALSFILGVVLGGVSGYFGGLTDLIVQRLIEFLLSIPTIPLWLALSAALPPGWSSVAVFFGITIILSLIGWSGIARVVRGKFLELREENYVTAALLAGATPWWVITRHLIPAFSSYLIVQVTLLIPSFILGETALSFLGLGIQPPAVSLGTLLQDAQNIRAVSLYPWLLLPALFVVAVVLAFNFVGDGLRDAADPYKQ
- a CDS encoding ABC transporter permease; this translates as MIPYLARRLGYGLLLLLFISVVAFVLIQIPPGDWLTSYVAQLRAQGAQIDDAVIAGLRQQYGLGESLIVQYLKWMAGIASGNFGFSFSYNRPVTDLVLERLPITLLISGSAIFLTYALAIPIGVLSATRQYSFFDYLATFIGFIGLSVPSFLIALILMFLAYRYFGLSVGGLNAPQYIGEPLSWGKFWDFLAHLPLPIFIIAFSGMAPLIRILRGSLLDELERPYVDTARAKGLRERAVLLKYPVRVALNPIISTAGWLIPAVFSGQVIVSIVMNIPDMGPLLYQALLRQDTYLAGSVVLILSALTILGTLLSDVALALLDPRIRLEK
- a CDS encoding ABC transporter substrate-binding protein, which translates into the protein MNTSGRKFPALFALSAALLLIPAAAQQAKKPLWGWGTVSQYQAATGKKLPAFKEAPTLAALVKAGKLPPVAQRLPAEPLVDNPFEAVGKYGGSMTLAQVSDTVAYPASNFTTFEPLFSLARDGKTVVPNVAKSYAYTNGGKTLTINLRRGMKWSDGNDFTADDITFMWNDVLLNKEITPTVPAMFAPGGTPMKVTKLNDYAVKLDFTVPYYSLLPNLAGVVFNGSQGNIFEASHYLKQFLPKYNKDVTANAKKAGFQTWAQLFGARRYQWYRTTPGVPTVGAWRVAQQNQQGTVYERNPYYFKVDTAGQQLPYLDRVVATNFGDTASLAVKMASGQYDYQDWGTSIADYPAFTGGAQKGNYKTWLAPSLWTSVAAYSVNQNYKGDKAVGDILRDVRFRQALSLAMNRKEINDIIAFGRGTPMQATAHPSASFYNKAWGSYMTQYDPAQANKLLDAVGMQKRDADGYRLRPDGKPFTLIISNVPDAVPAKMAELVRGDWQKVGLRTTIKDTERTLMEQQFDSGEFMVSGWAMDGASEDSLRTGANRYISGWQWAPQWTLWFNTKGKQGQKPPADVQRMFTLYAAAPSQAPEQQRETLAQAFDIWEKGLWRIGTIGLVPKPGISRTNLGNVDTNTYTDNADVGIGFYNRMYQFYRK
- a CDS encoding helix-turn-helix domain-containing protein encodes the protein MQRHPDRVTRPGPTPPQNTHPPHEGEERFGLDCWCGEPYLMAAAHWHDEIELNLVERGAITYLAGGTVTTLTRGQLAVFWGAMPHRVVEAETETRLAWLTLPLTSFLGWDLPANLRALVLHGHFVRGSGRALGADATRFRRWTRDLSESGEGSRVVLLEVEAHLRRLARTPAGARAVTAVDQAGLGHAERMCAYIAQHYAEPISAADIAGAMGLNPTYAMGLFRAAFGRTILSYLTQYRVAHAQRLLATTDQPILDVASECGFGSVSRFYEAFGASCGLSPRAYRLSMRVARPGNVAST
- a CDS encoding aldose 1-epimerase family protein, with protein sequence MPRLFGQDWSRMDLARRVGRLSQIAGVRLVTLADGAERGVRVLEFRTGTGLAFDVLLDRAFDLGRCDWRGTPLAWEGPVGVRGPWYAEPQGLGFLRTFGGGLLTTGGLDHTLFPTEDSAQGYAYPPKATEHYPLHGRVSSLPARLLGYGERWEGDVCVLYAEGEVTQATALGEHLVLRRRIEARVGESRLFIHDEVHNAGFHPTPHMFLYHVNVGFPVVDEGAEIVLPAAEVQPVGDVPRQGWTHLEAPQSGMQERVYEYVPLAEEGGLVPVGIVNRVRGVGFYQVYSRAQLPFPFVWRMLGEGDYVVALEPSTNRVAGRHDARERGELIHLAPGERRTYDLELGALGGAVELDAFRARVEALRPTLEEA